The window CCTCGCCGCCCGCCGCCGAGGTCTCGTGGCCGTCCTGGACGACCAGCAGACCGCGCGGGTAGCGCGGGCCCAGCGGCTCGGCGAGCGCTGCCGCCCCGTCGCACTCCTCGCTGCCGTCGAGGTCCGCCGACACGGCGGTGATCCGGAATCCGCCCTCGTAGGCGTTGCCCCGTGAGGACCTCCGGTCGTACAGGGCGAAGCTGTCGTCGCCCTGACCGGACGCCATCAGGTGGCCCTCACCGCCGGACTCCCGGAACAGGGTCAGGCCCTCCACGTCCGCCGCGAGGTGCCTGCCGCCGAATCCGGGGTCGGTCCCGGCGGTGCACTCCTCCGTCTCCGGGACGTAGGTGCCGGGGATGCCGTACTCCCTGACCTTGTCCAGCAGGACCGGACGTCCCTTCAGCCCGGCCGGCAGACGCCAGATCCCGACGTCCTCCTGGCCTGCGTAGAGCGTTCCGTCGTCCGGGTCGACGACCATGCCCTCGACCTGCGGCAGTTCGCCGGGCTCGCCGCACGGTGTCCACGAGGTGCCGTCGGGGAGCCGGAAGGAGGACGGGAGCGCGAGAGTCCGCACCCGGCGGTAGCCCACCGTGCCCGCTGCGGTCGGCCTCAGCTCCAGCAGCGCCAGGTCCGTGGTGTTGCGCCGGCTCACCAGCGCGTACGAACGCCCGCTCGCCCGGTCCTGCCAGGTGGCCAGGCCGTACGCCGTCCGCTGCTCGTCGATCTCGTCCTGGTCCGCGGAGAAGACCGGGGCCGCGGCCGGATCGGTCACGTCCTTCAGCGGCCCTCCCGGCCGGGAGGGGTCGATGCGGTAGACGCGCAGGCGGTCGTTGCCCCGGTCGCTGACCACGGCGACGTCCGTGCGGCCCGAAGGGGTGCGCAGCCCCGTGACGAGGTCGACGTTGTTGAACCGGCCCGGGGCGTTCTCCGGCGCCGGAGGCCGCGGAGCCGGGAGGGACTGCACGAGGGAGGCGTCCAGACCGTAGACGCGCAGGCCGCCCTCCTTGGCCGTGGCGATGACCAGGCTGCGCCCGGGG is drawn from Streptomyces sp. NBC_00178 and contains these coding sequences:
- a CDS encoding phytase, which gives rise to MSLPRQEASVRTQRPSRLAATALLGSALITLVPLSPAHARSLPSVGAKAQTPALYDDERGGNANADDPAIWRDDAHPGRSLVIATAKEGGLRVYGLDASLVQSLPAPRPPAPENAPGRFNNVDLVTGLRTPSGRTDVAVVSDRGNDRLRVYRIDPSRPGGPLKDVTDPAAAPVFSADQDEIDEQRTAYGLATWQDRASGRSYALVSRRNTTDLALLELRPTAAGTVGYRRVRTLALPSSFRLPDGTSWTPCGEPGELPQVEGMVVDPDDGTLYAGQEDVGIWRLPAGLKGRPVLLDKVREYGIPGTYVPETEECTAGTDPGFGGRHLAADVEGLTLFRESGGEGHLMASGQGDDSFALYDRRSSRGNAYEGGFRITAVSADLDGSEECDGAAALAEPLGPRYPRGLLVVQDGHETSAAGGEEGREATGFKFVDLGAVTDATGR